One Heyndrickxia oleronia genomic window, TTTTTCTTAATTAATTCGTGTTTTTCATCCTCTAGGGATTGAATACGTTGATCCAATTTGTTTTTATCAATCCTGCCGAGTTCATATAAATCTAAAATACGATTTTCTCTTTCATCTACGTTGCTGATTAATTTATCATAGTCAATTATTTTATAATTATCATTTATTGTCTCTTTGTTTTTAATAAGCTCATTTATTTCGTTAATAATTAAATCCTCAAGTTTTGAAGAATTCCATGTTTTGTTCATACATTTCTTATCATATTCCGATGGGAATCTTCTAGCACGACAAAGGTAATATCTATATGTTTTCCCCTTATCATTAGTTTGATAAGTATGGTAGATTTCTCCGCAACGTCCACAAGTGATTAATCCAGAAAAAAGGCTTTGTTTAGCTTTATGTGCATTATTACCTTTATGTCTCGATAAAAGTACTTGTACACGGTTAAATTGTTCCTCTGTAATAATAGGTTCATGTCTTCCTTTGTAGTACTTACCAGCAAAACTAACATAACCACAGTAAAGTTTATTTCTCAATATGTCGTTATACCTTCTAAAACGCCACACAGGGAATCCTAAGTCTTTTAGATGTTTTTGTACCTTGGTGATAGAAAGATGCTGTTCATAGAGGTTATACGCGGTCTGGATGTGCTTCACTTCATCTTCCTTTGGTACCAGCTCACCGTTTATCCTTGAATATCCAGATGGATCATAGTCTCCACCAGATGTTCTATATCCATTTTCAGCTCGTTTGATATGCCCCATTCTCATTCTTTCTGCTATTGTTTCCCGCTCCAACTGAGCAAATACAGATAAAATACCTATCATTGCTTTTCCGAAAGGAGTAGAAGTGTCTAAGGTTTCAGTTATAGATACGAATTCAACGTTGTTCTTAAGAAAGTGCGCTTCAATTAATTCCAGAGTATCTTTTTGTGATCGAGACAACCTATCTAGTTTGTATACGACTACAACATCAATATTTGGTAATTCAGATAACATACGCTGTAAACCAGGTCTGTTGATATTTGAACCACTGAATCCGGGATCCAAATAAGTATCATAGATTGTCCAATCTTTTGATCTACAGTATGCTTCAATTCTTTCTTTCTGGGATTCAATACTATAGTTTTCAACTTGTTCTTGTGTACTAACTCTTATATAAATAGCAGCTTTCAAAAATAACACCCCTATAAAAAGAGAGCATTTCAGCTCCAATTTATTCTAGAAATTTAAAACAACTTTTTTTAGTTTCCCAATGATACGAATATTTTTCTTATCGTCAAGCACAATTGGAGGATAATTAGGGTTTTCGCTTTGGAGAATTATATTATTATTTGTTTTATAAACCCTTTTTAAAACAGCTTCATCTCCAATAGCAACAGCTGCAATTTCTCCATTTTCAACATCATTTTGTCTACGAATAAGTAATAGATCTCCATCTAAGATGCGCGCATTAACCATACTATCTCCTTTAGCTCTTAGATAAAAATATTCTCCACCATTTAACCAATCTAATGGTGTTTCTTCATATCCTTCTATTTCTTCAAAGGCA contains:
- a CDS encoding recombinase family protein, which codes for MKAAIYIRVSTQEQVENYSIESQKERIEAYCRSKDWTIYDTYLDPGFSGSNINRPGLQRMLSELPNIDVVVVYKLDRLSRSQKDTLELIEAHFLKNNVEFVSITETLDTSTPFGKAMIGILSVFAQLERETIAERMRMGHIKRAENGYRTSGGDYDPSGYSRINGELVPKEDEVKHIQTAYNLYEQHLSITKVQKHLKDLGFPVWRFRRYNDILRNKLYCGYVSFAGKYYKGRHEPIITEEQFNRVQVLLSRHKGNNAHKAKQSLFSGLITCGRCGEIYHTYQTNDKGKTYRYYLCRARRFPSEYDKKCMNKTWNSSKLEDLIINEINELIKNKETINDNYKIIDYDKLISNVDERENRILDLYELGRIDKNKLDQRIQSLEDEKHELIKKKENQNSQQQNVLTPKELKKYVSDLYTADFNKKQSIIQKLIKQIYIHGENIEIAWNF
- the lexA gene encoding transcriptional repressor LexA; this encodes MLDRDLPLKKEISDNIKSLMKQRGWTQLRTSEKSGISKSTLSDYINCKTLINPGNVEKLSEAFGVPKFEIDPSFNNNSKTVNEGKVSYISTTTKKLPVVGKISCGPGVLAFEEIEGYEETPLDWLNGGEYFYLRAKGDSMVNARILDGDLLLIRRQNDVENGEIAAVAIGDEAVLKRVYKTNNNIILQSENPNYPPIVLDDKKNIRIIGKLKKVVLNF